A stretch of the Streptosporangium sp. NBC_01755 genome encodes the following:
- a CDS encoding sensor histidine kinase yields MFGRLRAWSRRHPRVTDALWLSPFLLVSVLNVWAVGTGDLAALGATRLGHWGFAGLGLLLFVPLLWLRQRPVTVFVIISLTCFLQWLFGMQPLFFNVSVLVAMYGVASRRPLRWAVGAGLVVELGLALAFARPALPLDLSAFATASAFAVAIWIAGIYTNTRRRYLEGLEERAERAERERDQQARLAAAAERARIARELHDVVAHNVSVMIVQADGAGYAIEHDPEQARQAMRAVSATGRGALAEMRRMVGVLRADGVQEEYAPQPSLSQLDDLVARVRASGLAVELRMLGVPRELPEGEQLTVYRIVQEALTNTLKHGGPDSHAVVEMEYGVRELLLRVTDDGRGAAAPEREGGHGLVGMRERVALFGGSVEARPGPGGGFRVVARLPIGEAGAGRAA; encoded by the coding sequence GTGTTCGGCAGATTACGCGCCTGGAGCAGGCGCCATCCCAGGGTTACGGACGCGCTGTGGCTGAGCCCGTTCCTGCTGGTCTCGGTGCTCAACGTCTGGGCCGTCGGGACGGGTGACCTGGCGGCGTTGGGGGCGACGAGGCTCGGGCACTGGGGGTTCGCGGGGCTGGGGTTGCTACTGTTCGTGCCTCTGCTCTGGTTGCGGCAACGTCCCGTCACGGTCTTCGTGATCATCTCGCTGACCTGTTTCCTGCAGTGGCTGTTCGGTATGCAGCCACTGTTCTTCAACGTCTCGGTGCTCGTCGCCATGTACGGTGTGGCGTCGCGGCGCCCGCTGCGCTGGGCGGTCGGCGCGGGCCTGGTGGTGGAGTTGGGGCTGGCTCTGGCGTTCGCGCGGCCGGCACTGCCCCTTGACCTGAGTGCCTTCGCCACGGCTTCGGCGTTCGCGGTGGCGATCTGGATCGCGGGCATCTATACGAACACCCGTCGCCGCTACCTGGAGGGGTTGGAGGAGCGGGCCGAGCGGGCGGAGCGGGAGCGCGACCAGCAGGCCCGGTTGGCGGCGGCGGCGGAGCGGGCCCGGATCGCCCGTGAGCTGCACGATGTGGTCGCGCACAATGTGAGCGTGATGATCGTTCAGGCGGACGGGGCGGGTTATGCGATCGAGCATGATCCGGAGCAGGCGCGTCAGGCGATGCGTGCGGTCTCGGCGACGGGGCGCGGGGCGCTGGCGGAGATGCGGCGGATGGTGGGTGTGTTGCGGGCCGACGGTGTGCAGGAGGAGTACGCTCCGCAGCCGAGCCTGTCGCAGCTGGACGATCTGGTGGCGCGGGTGCGTGCGTCCGGGTTGGCCGTGGAGTTGCGGATGCTCGGTGTTCCTCGGGAGCTTCCGGAGGGGGAGCAGTTGACCGTTTATCGGATCGTGCAGGAGGCGCTCACCAATACTCTCAAGCATGGCGGTCCGGACAGCCACGCCGTGGTGGAGATGGAGTACGGCGTACGGGAGTTGCTGTTGCGGGTGACCGACGACGGTCGTGGTGCGGCGGCGCCGGAGCGCGAGGGCGGGCACGGCCTGGTCGGCATGCGGGAGCGGGTCGCGCTGTTCGGTGGGAGTGTGGAGGCGAGGCCCGGTCCCGGTGGCGGTTTCCGGGTGGTGGCGCGGCTGCCGATCGGTGAGGCCGGGGCGGGCCGGGCGGCTTGA
- a CDS encoding response regulator transcription factor, protein MIRVMLVDDQELLRTGFRMVLGAHPGIEVVAEAGNGAAAVEAVRAVEVDVVLMDVRMPVMDGVEATRLICSVAGGPRVLILTTFDLDEYVFAALKAGASGFLLKDVPPADLVSAIHSVHSGDAVVAPSTTRRLLERFAVHLPSAGAVEPAALSGLTAREREVLVLVARGLSNTEIAGRLELAEATVKTHLGRVLAKLGLRDRAQVVVYAYESGLVTPHSAD, encoded by the coding sequence GTGATTCGGGTGATGCTGGTCGACGATCAGGAGTTGCTGCGTACCGGGTTCCGGATGGTGCTCGGTGCCCATCCCGGCATCGAGGTCGTCGCGGAGGCGGGCAACGGGGCCGCCGCGGTGGAGGCGGTGCGGGCGGTCGAGGTCGACGTGGTGCTGATGGATGTGCGGATGCCGGTCATGGACGGGGTGGAGGCGACGCGGTTGATCTGTTCGGTGGCCGGGGGTCCTCGGGTGCTGATCCTGACCACGTTCGATCTGGATGAGTACGTGTTCGCGGCGTTGAAGGCGGGTGCGTCGGGGTTCCTGCTGAAGGATGTGCCGCCCGCCGATCTGGTGAGTGCGATCCATTCGGTGCACAGTGGGGACGCGGTGGTGGCGCCGAGTACGACGCGGCGGTTGCTGGAGCGGTTCGCGGTGCATCTTCCCTCGGCGGGGGCGGTCGAGCCTGCCGCGTTGTCGGGGTTGACGGCGCGGGAGCGTGAGGTGCTGGTGCTGGTGGCGAGGGGGTTGTCGAACACGGAGATCGCCGGTCGGCTGGAGTTGGCGGAGGCGACGGTCAAGACGCATCTGGGCCGGGTGCTGGCCAAGCTGGGTCTGCGGGATCGGGCGCAGGTGGTCGTGTACGCCTACGAGTCCGGTCTGGTGACCCCGCATTCGGCCGACTAG
- a CDS encoding ABC transporter ATP-binding protein: MTITGEVGTWDTRGKGAEPAVTARGLTKVYGRGDTAVHALRGVDVSFSAGAFTAIMGPSGSGKSTLMHCLAGLDTVSGGQVRIGDVELTGLNDRQLTLLRRERIGFVFQAFNLLPTLTAEQNIRLPLEIAGRLADPELFDLVVETVGLRDRLGHRPSELSGGQQQRVAVARALISGPQVIFADEPTGNLDSRSGAEVLSFLRTSVRELDQTIVMVTHDPVAASYADRVVFLRDGLLVSELVGPTPQSVLDTLMKLEA; the protein is encoded by the coding sequence GTGACCATCACCGGAGAGGTCGGCACGTGGGACACGCGCGGAAAAGGCGCGGAGCCGGCCGTGACGGCCAGGGGTCTCACGAAGGTGTACGGCCGGGGGGACACCGCGGTGCACGCGCTGCGTGGCGTGGACGTCTCGTTCTCGGCCGGTGCCTTCACCGCGATCATGGGGCCCTCGGGGTCGGGCAAGTCCACGTTGATGCACTGCCTGGCCGGGCTGGACACGGTGAGCGGCGGGCAGGTGCGCATCGGGGACGTGGAGCTCACCGGTCTCAACGACAGGCAGCTCACCCTGCTGCGCCGCGAGCGGATCGGTTTCGTCTTCCAGGCGTTCAACCTGCTGCCGACGCTGACCGCCGAGCAGAACATCCGGCTCCCGCTGGAGATCGCCGGGCGGCTGGCCGACCCGGAGCTGTTCGACCTGGTGGTGGAGACCGTGGGGTTGCGCGACCGGCTGGGGCACAGGCCCTCGGAGCTGTCCGGTGGCCAGCAGCAGCGGGTCGCGGTCGCCCGTGCCCTGATCAGCGGGCCGCAGGTCATCTTCGCCGACGAGCCCACCGGCAACCTGGACTCGCGCAGCGGTGCCGAGGTGCTGTCGTTCCTGCGTACGTCGGTGCGCGAGCTCGACCAGACGATCGTGATGGTCACCCACGACCCGGTGGCGGCCTCGTACGCCGACCGGGTGGTCTTCCTTCGGGACGGCCTGCTGGTCAGCGAGTTGGTGGGGCCGACGCCGCAGTCGGTGCTGGACACGCTGATGAAGCTGGAGGCGTGA
- the bcp gene encoding thioredoxin-dependent thiol peroxidase, which translates to MKLEPGDAAPDFTLPAADGTTVSLEQYRGRRVILYFYPAAMTPGCTKQACDFRDNLASLTSAGFVVLGVSKDTPAKLAKFVERDALTFPLLSDPALEVHKAYDAYGEKMMYGKTTVGVIRSTFVIDADGKIEKSLYNVKATGHVARLRRELGVD; encoded by the coding sequence ATGAAACTCGAGCCGGGCGACGCCGCCCCGGACTTCACGCTTCCGGCCGCCGACGGCACCACCGTGTCGCTGGAGCAGTACCGCGGCAGGCGCGTCATCCTCTACTTCTACCCAGCCGCGATGACCCCGGGCTGCACCAAGCAGGCCTGCGACTTCCGCGACAACCTCGCCTCGCTCACCTCGGCCGGCTTCGTCGTGCTCGGCGTCTCGAAGGACACCCCCGCCAAGCTCGCCAAGTTCGTCGAGCGCGACGCGCTGACCTTCCCGCTCCTGTCCGACCCCGCGCTGGAGGTCCACAAGGCCTACGACGCCTACGGGGAGAAGATGATGTACGGCAAGACGACGGTCGGGGTCATCCGCTCCACCTTTGTCATCGACGCCGACGGCAAGATTGAGAAATCCCTCTACAACGTGAAGGCGACCGGCCACGTGGCCCGGCTCCGCCGCGAACTCGGCGTCGATTAA
- a CDS encoding L-serine ammonia-lyase, with protein sequence MTISVFDLFKIGIGPSSSHTGGPMAAAHKFARGLHQDGLLEKTVRVSAILYGSLGLTGKGHGSDKAVLLGLSGEKPELVDVDTVDERLAAMRESGTISLYGSHEIPFVVGEDLVFERKISLPGHPNGMRFTALSESGETLREKVYYSVGGGFVVDENATGADRIKPDDTVLPYPFTTAAELLAQCAETGLSISGLMLENERAFGRTEAEIRAQLLVLWQVMSECVRRGIGKEGVLPGGLKVRRRAHQLHRQLRSEPAEKDSLQTMDWVSLFALAVNEENAAGGRIVTAPTNGAAGIIPAVLTYYDRFVRESDDEGVIRFLLTAGAIGVLFKENASISGAEVGCQGEVGSACSMAAAGLTEVMGGTPEQVENAAEIGIEHNLGLTCDPIGGLVQIPCIERNAVASIKAIAAARIALRGDGRHFVSLDKAIKTMRDTGRDMLDKYKETSRGGLAVNVIEC encoded by the coding sequence ATGACGATCAGTGTCTTCGATCTCTTCAAGATCGGAATCGGCCCGTCCAGCTCGCACACCGGCGGCCCGATGGCCGCCGCCCACAAGTTCGCCCGGGGCCTGCACCAGGACGGGCTGCTGGAGAAGACCGTCCGGGTGAGCGCCATCCTGTACGGCTCGCTTGGGCTGACCGGCAAGGGCCACGGCAGCGACAAGGCGGTGCTGCTCGGCCTGTCCGGCGAGAAACCCGAGCTGGTCGACGTCGACACGGTCGACGAGCGGCTGGCCGCCATGCGCGAGTCCGGCACCATCTCCCTGTACGGCTCCCACGAGATCCCCTTCGTCGTCGGCGAGGACCTCGTCTTCGAACGCAAGATCTCGCTCCCCGGCCACCCCAACGGCATGCGCTTCACCGCACTGTCGGAGTCCGGCGAGACGCTACGGGAGAAGGTCTACTACTCGGTGGGCGGCGGCTTCGTCGTCGACGAGAACGCCACCGGCGCCGACCGGATCAAACCCGACGACACGGTCCTGCCGTACCCCTTCACCACGGCCGCGGAACTGCTCGCCCAGTGCGCGGAGACCGGGCTGTCGATCTCCGGGCTGATGCTGGAGAACGAGCGGGCGTTCGGCCGCACCGAGGCCGAGATCCGCGCCCAACTGCTCGTCCTGTGGCAGGTCATGAGCGAGTGCGTGCGGCGGGGCATCGGCAAGGAGGGCGTGCTGCCCGGCGGGCTGAAGGTCCGCCGCCGCGCCCACCAGCTCCACCGGCAGCTGCGGAGCGAGCCGGCAGAGAAGGACTCGCTGCAGACGATGGACTGGGTCTCGCTGTTCGCCCTCGCGGTCAACGAGGAGAACGCCGCCGGCGGCCGGATCGTCACCGCGCCCACCAACGGCGCCGCGGGCATCATCCCCGCCGTGCTCACCTACTACGACCGCTTCGTCCGCGAATCCGATGACGAGGGGGTGATCCGCTTCCTGCTGACCGCGGGGGCGATCGGCGTGCTGTTCAAGGAGAACGCCTCCATCTCCGGGGCCGAGGTGGGCTGCCAGGGCGAGGTCGGCTCGGCCTGCTCGATGGCCGCCGCCGGGCTCACCGAGGTGATGGGCGGCACCCCCGAGCAGGTCGAGAACGCCGCCGAGATCGGCATCGAGCACAACCTGGGGCTGACCTGCGACCCGATCGGCGGCCTGGTGCAGATCCCGTGCATCGAGCGCAACGCCGTCGCCTCGATCAAGGCCATCGCCGCGGCCAGGATCGCGCTGCGCGGCGACGGCCGCCACTTCGTCTCGCTGGACAAGGCCATCAAGACGATGCGCGACACCGGCCGGGACATGCTCGACAAGTACAAGGAGACCAGCCGCGGCGGGCTCGCGGTGAACGTCATCGAATGCTGA
- a CDS encoding DUF6286 domain-containing protein yields MTTTLQDVLAGSGSTGGSGGRAAEQFQDVRRRSVRMLRPGRTPMGVPAALAASVVLSAAAAVTVGLLLESPVARMPYRRLVNGAGSWNWSDPTVFAVAVLAMAAGLLMLGFAALPGRPRLVPLESGDPHMVIGITRPGLCRTLGEAAASVEEVSGARVRLAPRIVEVTVFTEAERTGPVLRGVGAAVGDRLAGLGAMCAGDVVVRLRGRRVR; encoded by the coding sequence ATGACGACTACTCTCCAGGACGTCCTGGCGGGCTCGGGGAGCACCGGAGGCTCGGGAGGCAGGGCGGCCGAGCAGTTCCAGGACGTCCGCCGCAGGTCGGTGCGGATGCTCAGGCCGGGGAGGACCCCGATGGGCGTGCCGGCGGCGCTGGCGGCGTCCGTCGTGCTCTCGGCCGCGGCCGCGGTGACCGTGGGCCTGCTGCTGGAGTCGCCCGTCGCGCGAATGCCCTACCGGCGGCTCGTCAACGGTGCCGGCTCGTGGAACTGGTCGGATCCCACCGTGTTCGCCGTGGCGGTGCTCGCCATGGCGGCGGGCCTGCTGATGCTCGGGTTCGCCGCCCTGCCGGGGCGGCCCAGGCTGGTGCCGCTGGAATCGGGGGATCCGCACATGGTGATCGGGATCACCAGGCCCGGGCTCTGCCGCACGCTGGGGGAGGCAGCGGCCTCGGTGGAGGAGGTGAGCGGGGCGCGGGTCCGGCTCGCGCCGCGGATCGTCGAGGTCACCGTGTTCACCGAGGCCGAGCGGACCGGGCCGGTGCTGCGCGGAGTGGGCGCGGCGGTGGGCGATCGGCTGGCGGGCCTGGGCGCGATGTGCGCGGGCGACGTCGTGGTGCGGCTGCGCGGGCGGAGGGTCCGATGA
- a CDS encoding amino acid deaminase/aldolase, with product MDDLQRYNRATAHLDPPFAVLDLPALHANAEGMLQRAHGKPIRVASKSIRSRAVLERILAMDGFTGIMAFTLPEALWLVSTGIRNVLVAYPTVDRAALAELAAEPLAAREITIMVDRIDHLDLVDSAVAGVHDRQEIRVCLDIDAGYLTFGGRFRAGARRSPVRESDQAADLATQIAKRPGFRLVGVMAYEAQIAGVGDDPPGKPALTRAIRLMQTRSQRELITRRGRIVQAVRQITDLEFVNGGGTGSIEKTAGERAITEIAAGSGFFHPRLFDFYRGFTGHPAALFALPVVRRPAPGVVTVLGGGYPASGVPGDDRLPQPYLPCGLRYDSDEGAGEVQTPLVGQAAEDLRTGDRVWFRHAKAGELCERFAGLHLIDGDRLVDEVPTYRGEGRTFL from the coding sequence ATGGACGACCTCCAGCGCTACAACCGGGCCACAGCACACCTGGACCCCCCCTTCGCCGTCCTCGATCTGCCCGCCCTGCACGCCAACGCCGAGGGAATGCTCCAGCGGGCCCACGGCAAACCGATCAGGGTCGCGAGCAAGTCCATCAGGTCCAGGGCCGTGCTCGAACGGATCCTCGCCATGGACGGCTTCACCGGGATCATGGCCTTCACCCTCCCCGAGGCCCTCTGGCTGGTCTCCACCGGAATACGGAACGTGCTCGTCGCCTACCCCACGGTGGACCGCGCCGCGCTCGCCGAACTGGCCGCCGAACCGCTCGCCGCCCGGGAGATCACCATCATGGTGGACCGGATCGACCACCTCGACCTCGTCGACTCCGCCGTCGCCGGCGTCCACGACCGCCAGGAGATCCGGGTCTGCCTCGACATCGACGCCGGCTACCTCACCTTCGGCGGCCGGTTCCGGGCCGGCGCCCGCCGCTCCCCCGTCCGCGAGAGCGACCAGGCCGCCGACCTGGCCACTCAGATCGCCAAACGCCCCGGGTTCCGCCTCGTGGGCGTGATGGCCTACGAGGCGCAGATCGCCGGGGTCGGCGACGACCCTCCCGGCAAGCCCGCCCTCACCCGGGCCATCCGCCTGATGCAGACCCGATCCCAGCGCGAACTGATCACACGCAGGGGCCGGATCGTCCAGGCGGTCCGCCAGATCACCGACCTGGAGTTCGTCAACGGCGGCGGCACCGGCAGCATCGAGAAGACCGCCGGGGAGAGGGCCATCACCGAGATCGCCGCCGGCTCCGGCTTCTTCCACCCCCGCCTGTTCGACTTCTACCGGGGCTTCACCGGCCACCCCGCCGCCCTCTTCGCCCTGCCCGTCGTACGCCGCCCCGCCCCCGGCGTCGTCACGGTCCTCGGCGGCGGCTACCCCGCCTCCGGCGTCCCCGGCGACGACCGCCTGCCCCAGCCCTACCTGCCGTGCGGGCTGCGCTACGACTCCGACGAGGGAGCCGGCGAGGTCCAGACCCCCCTGGTCGGTCAGGCCGCCGAGGACCTGCGCACCGGCGACCGGGTCTGGTTCAGGCACGCCAAGGCCGGCGAGCTCTGCGAGCGCTTCGCCGGCCTGCACCTGATCGACGGGGACAGGCTCGTGGACGAGGTCCCCACCTACCGGGGCGAGGGCCGCACCTTCCTGTGA
- a CDS encoding DUF3618 domain-containing protein — MADTDPAELERRIERTRAELAQTVDAIADRVNPKRVAERGVAKVRANAEHFVAQVGDLVTGAAGPKPVRLDGEPEDLWADDRPDLAPILIGVGAVLAVSAVIMLWRRRRR; from the coding sequence ATGGCGGACACCGATCCCGCGGAGTTGGAGCGGCGGATCGAGCGCACGCGCGCGGAGTTGGCCCAGACGGTGGACGCCATCGCGGACCGGGTGAACCCCAAGCGGGTCGCGGAGCGTGGTGTGGCGAAGGTCAGGGCGAACGCGGAGCATTTCGTCGCCCAGGTCGGTGATCTGGTGACCGGTGCGGCGGGGCCGAAACCGGTCAGGCTGGACGGCGAGCCCGAGGATCTGTGGGCGGATGACCGGCCGGATCTGGCGCCGATTCTGATCGGTGTGGGTGCGGTGCTGGCGGTCAGCGCGGTGATTATGCTGTGGCGGCGCCGTCGCCGGTGA